From Cryomorphaceae bacterium, a single genomic window includes:
- a CDS encoding gliding motility-associated C-terminal domain-containing protein has protein sequence MKRYLFAGLIVSLLAPLSGWGQGCNSPLSICQSDGSAPYNTYEGTLTPLPGDFCFAPVNIIFIAFNTLSQDYITSAGVNFQGNAQIQISGLNCDTTQFGTVAISAGVAAAGNPCIANSYGPAIDCVPPTLDDNLTLTLSGLLPDTTYYLIINTEVIENSTAFNCDFDVQITGPAVQYNLGATATPQTIINGQTSTLNANSGFNNYEWSGGDLAEPTEGQSIGVSPDVEAGDFVYTVTADVDGCEQSAQVLVTVQIPITVFNTFTPNGDGFNDQWIIQGIDRFPDAEVLVYSRWGQLVYRSRNFTGWDGGNLPTAVYYYVIDLNPLGFDTRPITGSVTLVR, from the coding sequence ATGAAACGATACTTGTTTGCAGGCTTGATTGTGTCGCTGTTAGCACCTCTTTCCGGGTGGGGGCAGGGATGTAATTCGCCGCTGAGCATCTGTCAATCCGACGGTTCTGCGCCGTACAACACCTACGAAGGAACCCTTACCCCGCTGCCCGGAGATTTTTGCTTTGCTCCGGTCAATATCATCTTTATTGCTTTTAACACGCTATCTCAGGATTACATTACTTCGGCCGGCGTGAATTTTCAGGGTAATGCCCAAATCCAGATTTCAGGACTCAACTGCGATACCACCCAATTCGGTACAGTTGCCATATCTGCAGGAGTTGCCGCCGCGGGTAACCCGTGTATCGCCAACTCATACGGCCCCGCTATAGATTGTGTGCCGCCCACACTAGATGACAATCTTACACTCACGCTCTCCGGCCTGCTGCCCGATACCACCTACTATCTCATCATCAACACAGAGGTCATTGAAAACTCCACGGCCTTTAATTGTGACTTCGATGTGCAGATTACAGGGCCAGCCGTGCAGTACAACCTCGGGGCTACAGCCACGCCTCAAACCATTATCAACGGACAAACATCCACCCTTAATGCCAACAGTGGCTTTAACAATTATGAGTGGTCTGGCGGGGATCTTGCAGAGCCCACTGAGGGGCAGAGTATTGGAGTATCACCGGATGTGGAAGCAGGAGATTTTGTGTACACCGTAACCGCTGATGTGGACGGCTGCGAACAGTCTGCTCAGGTGCTGGTGACTGTTCAAATCCCCATCACAGTGTTCAACACGTTTACGCCCAACGGCGATGGCTTTAACGATCAGTGGATTATTCAGGGAATAGACCGCTTCCCGGATGCCGAGGTGCTGGTTTATAGTCGCTGGGGTCAGTTGGTGTACCGATCAAGAAACTTTACCGGGTGGGACGGCGGCAACCTACCCACCGCGGTGTATTATTACGTGATTGATTTAAACCCGTTGGGCTTTGATACCCGACCCATAACAGGATCTGTAACCCTTGTCCGATGA